The Paroedura picta isolate Pp20150507F chromosome 2, Ppicta_v3.0, whole genome shotgun sequence sequence ATCTGAGTGTTCTTGGGTCACAGTGCTGTTACTCCTCCTCAGTTAGAGACTAATAAATTTCACATCCAGCAACCTGATTAGTGGCCTTATTTGTGTGGGCAGTGGGACAAATGGACCAATGATGCAAACAGCAATGCCTCACAACAATCAAGGGCTGAATCTCACTGATCCGTTCTCTTAACAATCGTTGTTCCCCTTAATCCCAAGAGCCTCTTACATCAACAGGAAGTTTCTTGTGTTAGAGGAAACAGTCACCATTAACAGAATGGATTCCTGGGATTCAGTCTTGCTATGAAGATACCTGGTGATAAGAGCTAAGAACAAAGGCAAACCTCTTTCACTTACACTCACCCACCTACTCTGCCTCTATGAATTCTGATGCTTCAAGTATATTCATTAAAATGTGGTGTTTTTAGCCGATTCATAGAACTTTGTTTCCAATCTTCAACCCATTTTACCAAGGAGACAATACAGGAATGTTCAACTTGTTCGATTTCCTGAACTCCTTTGACTGGGAGCAGAAGCCCTGAGAGAATGCTTTGACAAAATGATGAATCATGAATCATTACGACCCTTTGAGATGTCTCTAGCAGAAATAAACAAAATAGTTTCTACAAACATCCACCATGTCCCCTAGAAGCTAGGATAATAACCTTTGATTAACAGTATCAAAACCCACATCAGGGTCTAATACAATCATGCACAATTTTTCTTTGTTTATCTCTACTTGTTGAATATAGACCAAAAGCATAATCAGGTTAAGAATGAACAGTATTAAAAGAACCCCAGAACTCCCAGATGCACTGGAGTTTTCAGAATGAACCatctactccagtggtccccaacctttttatcaccggggaccactcaacgccggggaccactcaatgccttttactgaggcccggtgggggggggtagtttactcctctactctcaaccactgccctgacgctctctgatcgctatggtaatgtttaaacatcccatcaaaataagatacagacacgccacaacaatgaagtgtgttgtaaagggctgggggggatgaagtaaagggccggagggggggggagaaggcgtcctttggggtccacctccaattagtcgaaggaccacatgtggtccgtgacccacaggttggggatcgctaatctactcCATTCAATAAGAGCACTAGGAAAGCAGGCATCAGAGAAATCTGTGGTAGGAGTTTATCATTTTTTGCTTAAATGGGCGTCTtgattatttttggatttttatttctgCCGCTCCTGAGGACTGGCTCGTGGAGGGTTACAATAATAGTCTATCAACACTAAAGCCCCagtaaaaccccactaaaaacagttacaggacataaaaatacaaacatacaaGATAAAACATGGCGGTGTACCTCATTTACCCATCCTCCTAACTTAACACCCCacatgggaggtgaaagggagcCATAGCCAATCCCATAGATGTTCACTAGGGCAAGCGGCTTCttagtggggcgggggggggggagggggctaactGATCTCTCTGCTCTGGCCTccaccataaacctggtggaagagctctgtcttgcaggccctgtggagctcattccaccaggtagggaccaggactaaaaaggccctggccccagtcaaggccaggcgagcttctctggggctgggaatgattGGAACTCGCAGAGTGCAAAgccttgcagggggcataggacaaCAGAAGGTCCCTCAGGAATGTGGGTCCCAgcctgcaaagggccttaaatgttaaaaccaaaaccctgaacagGATctaggctgcaactggcaactaatgcaactgcctcagcacagcctggatgtgggccctccaaggggtTCCTGTGAGGAACCTAGCAGCCGCAATCTGTACCAGTTgccatttccagatcaaggccaagggcagacctgagtagagcgagttacagaaatctatcctggaggtgactgttgcatggatcaccatggctaggtgttcagaggccagatagggcactagtagccgtgccTGGTGAAAGCGGAAAAATGCTGGGCTATTTTGACCTGTGTTTCCAGTCAGTGAGGCATctaagttcctggcctggggtgcggTGGTAAGTTGTGTCCTGGCCAGGACAGGTAAGCTCACTccctaaccacaggacctctgtcttggaggggttgagtttcagatgactctgctcaagccatcaaGCTACAGTTTCCAAAAATCTAGCAAATGGTTCTGGGAGGagtccatccatgaggagatagagctgggtgtcatcggcatattgacagcccagcccaaagctccagaccagctgtgccagaggatgCGTGAAGATGTTAAAGAGAGATGTTAAAGAGTGTTCAACTCAATAAAAGACCTCCTGACTGGCTTTCGTTGGACCAGTTCCTTTGTCTACTGGCCATCCCAGAGGCATTTACCTGCCATTCTCTTTGCACACTATTACCTCTCAAaattattttctgcattttctgTTGAAATTGTTATCATACTTAACTCCAAAGCACACAACTGAAGAGTCTCAGCTGGGCCTACAGTTAACTCACATGCAAacatctagatcaggctttctcaaccaaggtttcatgaattattatttttaaaaattaaacctttaccaggtgatatgaccatatatggccatactGACctacccttccctcccaaaatggcctggaggggctgggaagaggaggggccctgggtgggcatgtccacagctctgcttcccaaccatattcggcaccatctcatcacttctggggtttcttgaagcctgaagaatgtttcaggaggttctcaatgattaaaaaaagtggagaaaggccgTTTTAGATTCCGTGCCTCAAAGCGCAAGATATACAAAATCCACTCAGATGTGATTACAAATTAAAGGACtgttcattgttttatttttatagatatacatatatataaaattccTAACAGCCAAATGGATTCCATTGTTATCTGTGTCCATACTGGTAAAACACTGTGCTGTATACAAACAAGATTTCTCACACCCAAGATGACTGACAGTTCATTTTACATAGAGATAATTTATAATATCTGCAATTGTTAGATCTATACACAATGTACAAAGTTACCTATGTCCAACCTATTTGTTACCAGAGGTAGGGAGAGAACAGAGAGgggtggcagaagaggggaagtgTTCTTTTGCATATAAAAATCCCAAGAACATGTGCTTGGATCCTGAGAATACTGCATCAGTTGCATAACAATATACTTTTCCCTTTTTGTATACAAGGAATGCATGCAAAAATAGAACTGTATAGAATTATTGATGAAAAAAGCAAATATGGTTGCCCATATTAAGCACTGCACATCTTAGTATGAAAGGTAACCCAGAAGGGTCAATGTTGGCCAAAGTTCCAGCATCTGGGAAATATTATTTTGGCAAGTCAGAGTTAACACTTCAAGAGCAATGAGATCTCATCTTTTACACAGGAATAAAAAAATAcgcatttgaaaaaaatatagtcAAGATACTACATAGGTTAAGTTTCACAGTTTTTGCTATTGCACACCTTGGCAAAATTATTTTGGAATCCGTGCACTGCAGCAAAAAACCCTAAAGAGTAAACATGcagaactttttttaaaaaagagaatttaCACCTTGATGTTTTAATTGGcttcatttacaaaaaaaaaaataataataataataaaaaaaaaaacatctcactAATCCATAAGACAGGAGTTCAACTCAAATAAGAATCCAGGACTCGAGATCCAATCCTGTAAGTCCATTTCTGAAATAATGAGCTTCTTGAATTATTAAACCGTGCTTTCCTGGGCTGATGATGATCTCCAACGGGACTGCAGATTCTTCATAATGCAGTTTGTCATGTGATGCAGTTTCTCTTGCATTTCAAAAAGTTCGCTGCCTGAATAGCTGTGGAGGTTTTCTGAGGTAAGCTGAGCAGCAAGGACATTGATCTGGGAAAAGAGGTCTGAGGGCGGCTGTGCGTCTTCACTGGCAGTCGCGGGCTCTCTCAAGTCTAGGAAGAAGAGGAAATGACGTTGGCATGAGGAACAAAATCACTGCGTGTCTCAGTGACAACATAGCTGCTGTcctcttatatgcaacttttgtCCCATAATGTGTCATCGAGTCCTAGTTAAATTGTTGTAACCTCGTAAAGTCATATAGAGGGGGTTTGCTACTGCCTGTCTCTGTaagggacttccttggaggtctcgcaTGCAGATGCTGGCTAAATTTCTGAGATTGGACGAGAACAGGCTAGCCTTGTCTATCATACCCCTCCAACTAATACCAGGAGAGCAGGAAGAGCCCTTTTTCATTCCCCacattccccaaaggagtcccaaagtggcttcctcttcccacaacaatcaccctgtgaggcaagtgaagctgagagaacagctgaaatttttggaaattctgaaatgttttcaggtccaatagacccaaactgaaaattcccacttaaaaaaaaaattgcacaccctAATCAGAACTCCCTCCACTTGCTCAGTCCACGGAAGAGCTCACACCAGAAAGTGTGAGCTCTTTTAACACCCCGCTAGAGCACTTGACACCTGACTGTACATACTGCACTGTTTTCAAAACAGAGCTTGCATTACAGTCCTTGCACAGACGCCCTGTGACAATGCTTAATATTTACCTGCTGGAACTTTCTCTTCATCCGAAGAAAAGGGTTTCTCGTCTGTGCCATTGACGGGCTTCTCTGTGTCCTCCAGAGCACCTATTTCCTCAAATCCACGATATTTTAGCTGCTAATTTTAAAGACAAACAGCGTTTTTCCATTTTGTTGCGATTTTTGCTGTGGGAATCTACCTCTAAGATTGCAGAGGATACATTTTGTATGCTCAAATAAAATAGCAAAAGACACCGCTGAGACACAAATACTCCCAAGTCTAAAGCATTTTTGTGTTAGCAGCAATTGTATTGAAATTTCAAATTCCATGTTTTTTGGGAAGAAATTAAAACTCAAATCTAACAGTAGTGTCCGCACCCTCACTCCACATTTCGTAAAAAAAGATTTCCGTACAGTCGCCATCATAGTACCAATAAGCTTACCTGTTGTTCATGATATCCTTTAAGAGCTCTTCGAACATTGAAGACCTTGGGAGAACGAATGGGAAGCGTTTTGATCTCGGCTGCGGTCAGAGAACTCAAGTCACCCACTGTTCGGATGTTCTTCGCTCGAATGAGCTGTCCCAACCCTCTTGCCCTTCAATGCGAGAAAAGCAGAAGAGGGGAAAACGTTAGATGGGCTTTGCCCCCACCTTTACAAATATTGTGTTACCAGGTATGTATACTAAAATAATTTGATCCATTGCTAAAAATGCTCCTTCTGTTCTTTGCTGCTAGTAAACACACTGCTATCCTGAAAACATGTAAACCTATGCCTATTATTATCCCATATTACATTCTGTGTGGCTGAAGTTCGTGAGACTTCATTGTTGCGGCAATGAAGTCCCACCGACTTCAGCCATAGAGTGTGGTACGTGATAATAGCAGGGATAGGTTTTTGTATTTTTGGTggagcactgtcagggctgtaaaaggtaaaggtatcccctgtgcaagcaccgggtcatgtctgacccttggggtgacgccctctagcgttttcttggcagactcaatacgttttcatggcagcctctgCAGCCCATCCCACCTCACATCAGCTCTGCCGGCCCAGCTGGAGCACAGTGGTCCTTCCCGGGACCCTCTGGTGCTGCTATTGTTAGGGCAGCCTTCTGACTTGAAGCTTTGAGTCGATCAGCCTTGTCTGTGCTTCCTCTCATGATCACAGGAGCTTGATGCGGCCAATCTCCGGTGCCCAAAGCTTTGAGTAGGAGGGGCCtgcccaagaagaaaaaaaatgcctttctttCCCTCATGAGGAGCCCAcagtctcttcctcctccatatCAAGGGTGCAGTAACTCTCCTTTTAAAAAGTAACTACTACTATTTTTTTAAGTGGAGCCAGGTTGGAGCTTCCTGCCACAGTTTCAAGGCTATCCAGATTGGTGGGCTCAGCTGATCCAAGGAGAGGAGACTTGCAaaaatttgcatagccctgcctggagttCATGGAGGCGTGACATAACCCCACCGAAAGAGAATGTGCCAACAGCCCACTTTCTATTCTCGTGAGAGCTGCAAGGCTAGATTCAAAATTCCATCTAGATAATACACCAAGAGTGTACCATACTcaggtgtttgtttttctttctgggaGTGTTAAAAGTATAACCCTCCTGTGAATAAGTACCTTAAGAAATGGGTGACAAAATATTAGCCACAAACATCCGTGAATCAAACTTGGTGCTTACAACTCACCAAATATTTGATGTAATCTGAGGCAAAATGGTGTCGACAGGGGCCTTGCAACCCTGCAGTGCTGGATAGATGCTTTCTGTAGGAGGCGGTAGAGTTTCTTTCACCATTTCATTGATCTTGAACAACAAAGAAAATGATTAAATTTGACTAAGTTTCAAGAGCTgaatacaggaaaaaaagtagAGAATACATAAAACTGAAGCAAGTCTTACTAAACACTTCTTTGAGCTCTTATATTTATGGCTACGAGATCCTGGGGAGAGGGATCCTTTGGTTGGAGTGGTAATAGGCTGGataggaaaagaggaaaaaaggtcTCTCAGGATCACAGGAATACACTAAAACCCTATGATTAAACCTTACTGAAATCCTAAAACTAAAATGAAACCTGCTAATCTAGAAACAGGGCAATGCCTAAGAGTTTAAGACAGAATGGGGTTCACGCCCAACAGAAGCAGCTTTTAAAACTAGCTCAGCAGACTGTTTCTATAAACTGCACATAGCCTTTAAAATTTACCTCCATGGATTTTGAGATTAAGCCTATATGCTTGGAGCCAAAGATGATCATATGCCAGAAAAAACATTTCTGTACACACATAGTTGAATATCTGGttacttcttcttcctccttccttcctgtgccGCATCACACACCACTCTGGAACTCCTGCACTTTAGCACAGGAATTTTTTGGAGGGCAcagggggctttctgggaaagCTGTGAGGGGGTGTCCATAGAAATGCTTTCTGCTGACACATGAAGCTCTTGAATTCCAAGCCTTAGCCCATGATTATGACTGaagaacctccctccctccagttaaTCAGACATCAAGTTCTTGAATCATAGGGAGATTATTTCTTCTGGTAGTCTCCTTTGAATGAGAGAGAGCCATTGGTATTACCTTGGCTTGATGATTAGAAGACGGTTTAATGATTCGGGAAGATGGAGACCCATTTGAAGAATGAGGTCTAATGGCAGGACTTCGCCTATCAATATCATCTGCCAGTTCTTCTTGATAGATTGGATTGGCAAAGGAAACTCGTCGGCTCTGTCCAGAAAAGAAACAGATGAAATGCCCCAATAGTAATGGGAATTTAAGTTCCATAGATTTAGAAATATTAACTTGCTTCCAAGATGCCTCAAAGTAATTGAGGCCCTTCTTGGGAGGCCCTTCATGTCTGATAGCGTGGAAGCCCTTTTCGTTTCTCACTTGACTGCAGCTAACCGGCATGGCAACCAATTCAAATGGCCAGCTTCTTCATGCCAAAGAGAGACTCTCTCTCTGAGACACGCATACTCTTGGGAATTTAAGCTACATCAAATCACGGTTGTCAGCGCTTCAGTGTGCACTACTGCGATTGTGGAAGTTACTATGGGATGTGATCTGAGCCTCTAGGTCATTCAGTACATCAGTCACGTCAACAGGTCACTCCCGCAAACTAACAAGAAGCCTCTCCCCTCcaagtttttttaaatattaaaacagcaaCCCAAAAGTGGACAGAGAGACCAGACCAGGCAAGAATGTGAGAATGAAACGCTGTTACGATAAACTACAAAAACAAGCTGCTTTTGTTCACAGGCTCCACACctgtggcatggagagattcccatctccTACCTCTGAAGcggccagccacagttactggggAAATATCacggactaaaactaccagaccgtGACCGCACAGCCTGGGAAACCCGTAACAGCCAGTATCAAAACAAGTGCTGAAATACCTTGTTTGCAGGGGATggagaatcctcttcttcctgtcTTTTTATGCCTCTCTTTAAAATGCTAGTAGAAGGGGAAGCTGACGGAGACCACATACAGCGTGCCTGCACACCATTTGGGCTTTCACTAATCTTGGCCCAAGTCAGAGCATCAAGTTCCTTCACTTTAAGAGGGGAATCTATGTTATTAATTTCTTTGACATCATCTTGTCCCAAGGCTGAAGCTTCAGCCCCTGTCAGTGCTGCTGGAGCATCCGTTTCTACGCTCTCCTCCTCGTCCGTAGCCGTATCTTGAGCTTctacaggagagccagcagaacactCCAAAGTCTTCTCCACTTCATTCTGAACAATGTCAGCTACTGGTTCACTGGCCTTCATTTTCTCAGCGTGGTCCACATCTGCCTCTGTATGACTTCTACCTTCTAGTTGGCTGCTGTGATGAACAGCTCCTTCTACTGTCACAACAGGCTCCGGTATGCTTTCTGAACCTGGATCCGGGGTAATGGATTCCTTTGAAGTGCATTCTATTGAACTCTGCTCTGACGTTTCTCCAGACCCATCAACATAATCGGGAATCTCCACAGCAGGTTGGAAACTTCCGTTTTCGATGTCCTCTGATTCCTTGGGCTCATCTTTCGGTGTGTAATGGCCCGGCAATTCCCCTGTAGCCTCTATACTTCTGCTTGAATTTTCCAGATCAGCAGGATCCCCAGTGGAACTCCGAGGTGTGCTTGTGGCACAAGGCTCCCCACAGGGGTCTTCTGTGGGATGGGACTCTTCAGCAGCAGAACGGAATGAAGCAACCACTGCTGCTTTGCTAGGTGTCTTCTTGGGTTCTTTTGACTTTGGCTCAGGACTGCTTGCTTTTCTCACCTCTGGGGGAGACTTTTCCAAATGTGCAGTTGGCTTTTCACCACAACAATCACAGCCTTTTGATCTCCTCATGCGCTTGCTTCTTTTGTGCAGGCATTCAGGTGCTTCTGAACGTTTTCTGGAGGCAGAAGAGCCATTAGGAACAGCAAGGCAGGCCTCTCCTGAAAGCTCAGCAAGACCACTTGTGCTGCTGGGTGCGTCAGAATCTTGTTGATCAAGAGCTACAGCCATCTGCTTTGTCTTTGAAGCTGGCCCTGAAGTTGGCTTTGCCAACACTTTGACGGCAGTTTGTTCTGCATCTGAAAGGCCACCACAAACGGAAGCATccacggtttgtttagcttccaaaCAGTCATTAGGTGTAGGAATATCCTTCTCTTTCTCAGCATTCTTATCAGGAAGCAAAGCTATGTCCATGCACTCCTTGTGGTTTAATAAGTCTTCCTTCCCCACTAAAGAGGCTTGGATTTCATTTGCAGTTTCTTGTGAATGAAGCTCCTGGCTTTGGCTTTCCAACTCTTCCTTCACTTGGCTTTCAAGAGAACTGCTAGTGACTTTCCATCTTCCTGACCTTTTCCTCTTGCTTCCTTCTTCTCTAGCCTCAGAGCTCTCAGATTCAGAGTTTTCTATACTGGAAAGCAGCCCTTGGGAGGCCCTTCTCGTCTGATACCGCGGAAGCCCTTTTCGTTTCTCATGGGCGGTATCCGCAGCGAGGTCTTGCAAGTCATCTGTTTCAGGTGAATTACTATCTTCAGATTTTCTAGTATTTACGTTAGCTTCCTCTGGAAGGTTCTTTGAAGCAGAAGGTTCCTTTGTACCTACACCTTCTGTACCACTGCTTCCATGCACAtggctttcttttttatttacgCTTCCTTGTATATCAAGGTTCTTCTCAGGAACAGGTTTCTGCTTGTGTGTGGAATCCTCTTTAGTTTGTGGAGTCTTCTTTGGCAGAGGCTTTTCATCATCTTTATGTCTGTCCTTCTTCTGTTGGCTGTTCTCTTTGTCTTGACTGTCTCCAGCTCCTTCAGTAGTTTCTGGCTTTCGCCTTAAGGAACGCCTTAGTATTTTCTGATTAGGTGTTGTTTGCGGAGTTTGACCTACAGACATGGCATCTCCCAGTACAGTCACCTCTGGAGGAGTATTCTCTTTTGAATCCAAGTTCAGTCCTGCTTTCACATCTGCAACACTGTTCAAAGCATGTTTGTTTTCCATGGTTGTATTTCCAGCTGTTTTCAAATCAGGAGCCTGAGACTGAGCGTCTAACATACACTGAGGCTCTTGTGTTTCCACAAGTAAGTCGCATTCCTCTGTCGGATCACTGGAAGTGGATACTTGCATGTTTTGCTCTTGCTCCGATTCTGTCAACTTTGCTTTTTTATCCTCTGAAAGCTCCACTCTGTTCTGCCTGAGACTTGATTTCCTTATCCCAACAGGACTATCAGACTGCAATTTTGAAGCAGGCTTAGattcttcctttgctttcttgGCTTTAGGGTAAGTCTCCAAAGCATCTATGCTTTCTGAACATGATCTCTTAGACCTTGTGACAGTTTCTTCCATGTGGGGTTTGGAAGTACTCTTACTGGGATTTTCTCTGGAAGAAAGTAGATCCGTACCAACCATGCTGTCCCGGCCATTTAATAAAAGGGAACTTCCAGGCGGTCTAGACCCGTGGTTGAATTTTGAAGGGCTGAAAGGTCTGTCCTCCGTACTATCAAACTTCTCCAAAGTGATGAAGGACTGCCTTCTGCTTACGGGCTGTGGGGTTCCTGAAATGATGTCACCGGAAGAGCTGCTGCTGACACTTGAGCCGCTTTCATTGATAGACTGAACCAATACCGATGGCTCCTCGGGAACTGGGTTAGAGATGCGCAGTTCAGAATCCTCACAATTTACATCTGGACACTGCTTTGCAGAGGCTTGAAGCTGTCCAACAGCTGTagattccattttctccagaagcgCATGTGGTTTGCAGTTTTCAGTAATAAGCAGATCGTTTCCCACTTTTTCAGCCTGCAGTCAAAATAATTCACCTTAACTATTGCAGTGACTGCACTACTTACATCATCACATTTAACATTCTAGTTTTCTACAGGAAGTTCAAGGGTGCATTACCAAGTAACCGCGCATATAGACACTGATGAGACCCAAGACCTAAACCTAACTTCAGAAAtttgcatgttttaaattttagtgtgttcttctgcccttcctccaaagagcagcAACAACCCTGCATGGTAGGTGAGCACTATGTTTCCACTGCCAAGTGTGGATTCAAaaatgggtctcccagatcctaactaTCACACCAACACTGTAGCAGTAGTTTTCAGACTAGCCTTGGCCCATACCACAAAAGCAGCAGCATTTTTAGTGAGAAAAAGAAACTATCACCATTAAAGCTCTTTCAAATATATTAGAAGAACACTCCTCATTGTTAATTATAGATCCTTATACTTTGTTCTGGCAAGATCCTGGAAAACAAGTGTTCCAACTTGTAACTCTTTGCTGTAAATATCTACATCTTGGAAAAGGGGCTTGCTCCAATTTTAAACAATTCCCTCAAATATCCATTGGCACTGGCAGAAGATGCAATCTACTACAGTCCCTAAGGATGCAAGCAGGATCCTGCCCTTACTCAGCCACAGCTGGCCAGAGCATTCAATAAACTGCATCAGTTCTTCAATACTAATAGGCATGCTTTATATGAGATAGCACATGAACACACTGTCAACGCATGCATCTCACTCAAGCAAAAGATTTACCAATCCTTTCCCCATAAGTTCTCCAATAAGATAGTCACATTCTTGAGTTACACTACCAATCCCCAAGGTAAGAACAACACGGGAAGATACCTGAGATATCTCTTTGCCCTCTTCTTCCCCATCTTCTTCCTTAATATCTACCGAGGTTGGTTTCACCCTAAAAAGAAGGCCACTCATTTAAGACGAGAGTTTAAATCattaaagtttacattttaaAGCTCTGCTGGCATCTATTACTTACAAAGAAGTTTCCTGGTCTTGTGTATACTGGGAAAATAAAGCAGTATCTTGGGATGCATCCAGATTATTGTACATAGCAGGAATATCATCTCTGCAAAATAAATATGATAtatatgagggggagggggagggggagagaaggaaagggagggaaagttttttgtaccccactttttactgccagaaggaatctcagagtggcttacgcaATTGACTACTCCTGCGCATGGATTTGGATTTATGGCAGGCCCCACTCTATGAGCTTCTCATAGTGTACCCTGCAGCTGACCTCCCCGAACCATTGGCTGGCCTGGCTTACTGTAGCTCTAGACATTGAAGCGGGTGGCACAtgtgcaaaaacaacaacaaacaaaaaacaaacaaacaaaaacccacaaTTGACTACTCCTtccactccctacaacagacaccctgtggggttgagagagctctgagagaactgtgactggcccaaggccacccagctggctgcatgtagaagaggagaggggaatcaaagctggttctccagattagaggccacggctcttaaccactactggtTCTTAAGGAACAGGccaacaaccctgtaagattTCAAACATTACAAAATACTATAAGCAATGGGAA is a genomic window containing:
- the RIF1 gene encoding telomere-associated protein RIF1 isoform X4, coding for MSCADSTTGPGPGPSSSRLLPLLETLEDAAASPGSLTDALLTLTNRLTGEEGKEFAAEVEKCFSQLYKIFKTHIPTENSDLCSAALQALGFCVFNAKIASQLCETEIQELLSIVSSVAVKTSDKNIRTRALWVISKQSFPPEVVGEMVPSIVTMLETVLNKGDLHSLVVEYEALNVIIRLIEQAPSCMEEQAVRWAKLIIPLVVHSAHKVQLRSATALEMGIPLLLQKQQEVAAVTEELMTTKIIPELQKLFSSKNDTYVLKLWPLFVKLLGKTLHRSGSFINSLLQLEELGFRSGSPVVKKIAFIAWKSLIDNFALNPEILCSAKRLKLLMQPLSSIHVRTEALALTKLEVWWYLLMRLGPQLPAHFEQVCVPLIQSTLGLDASLLQGNSSRLSANQSLVTPGSAQKSGAFPFGTPGTPRMVLNSSLGGGAVIPAIQLLGIEMLLHFFLGPEVLTFAKENKVVLSLEPLQCSVVTSPSFFCKHANTFINAIQDGFIAVGKDVSDIVLNAIWKGVIGFVRAAIESGSKKERQSSEVLTMLLQALRTVVMSNELPVLKSLALIEITIKELPPKVLGSPAYQVANMDLLNGTPALFLIQLSFRKDLLECCVRDERFFLNYESLVSSALSGPTSPLAFSESVFVVVNQSAAYLENKEHLWRIWSIVVNPLTEWINQTNEVNQGDALEHNFSAIYSVLLLPVSHIFPASDFPQPTMKSLLRSWSELYKAFARCASLVATAEDNLCCEELCAKIISELDKTQVNRSMLDGLSHVTSIMVDCINFAPYGAKSQPPNKSPQTPSDWSKKKKDPLGKLSSLIRLVALLINSAHILWSKESSPEKLVPVAASVVSILQNIMSHISLPSIISSVLGIITKPLAVFYENARFTDGCKASNTLSCKFEKLWMETISCLQSHYTGSFDSQLLQELSPILCVMFTNKNKQIRSQAAQFWNATFGKVTTLMYPEELKSILCHAKQKVLLLLPGFESTEIMGESNGTYSDSQTENSQWDTKISGIEVKSGGKRDSLLAQSGERRERKDHISPAKTKLEFSLPKTNGKDVILEEENTVDFVFIPPETKERVLTEHQKEVLQTKRDDIPAMYNNLDASQDTALFSQYTQDQETSLVKPTSVDIKEEDGEEEGKEISQAEKVGNDLLITENCKPHALLEKMESTAVGQLQASAKQCPDVNCEDSELRISNPVPEEPSVLVQSINESGSSVSSSSSGDIISGTPQPVSRRQSFITLEKFDSTEDRPFSPSKFNHGSRPPGSSLLLNGRDSMVGTDLLSSRENPSKSTSKPHMEETVTRSKRSCSESIDALETYPKAKKAKEESKPASKLQSDSPVGIRKSSLRQNRVELSEDKKAKLTESEQEQNMQVSTSSDPTEECDLLVETQEPQCMLDAQSQAPDLKTAGNTTMENKHALNSVADVKAGLNLDSKENTPPEVTVLGDAMSVGQTPQTTPNQKILRRSLRRKPETTEGAGDSQDKENSQQKKDRHKDDEKPLPKKTPQTKEDSTHKQKPVPEKNLDIQGSVNKKESHVHGSSGTEGVGTKEPSASKNLPEEANVNTRKSEDSNSPETDDLQDLAADTAHEKRKGLPRYQTRRASQGLLSSIENSESESSEAREEGSKRKRSGRWKVTSSSLESQVKEELESQSQELHSQETANEIQASLVGKEDLLNHKECMDIALLPDKNAEKEKDIPTPNDCLEAKQTVDASVCGGLSDAEQTAVKVLAKPTSGPASKTKQMAVALDQQDSDAPSSTSGLAELSGEACLAVPNGSSASRKRSEAPECLHKRSKRMRRSKGCDCCGEKPTAHLEKSPPEVRKASSPEPKSKEPKKTPSKAAVVASFRSAAEESHPTEDPCGEPCATSTPRSSTGDPADLENSSRSIEATGELPGHYTPKDEPKESEDIENGSFQPAVEIPDYVDGSGETSEQSSIECTSKESITPDPGSESIPEPVVTVEGAVHHSSQLEGRSHTEADVDHAEKMKASEPVADIVQNEVEKTLECSAGSPVEAQDTATDEEESVETDAPAALTGAEASALGQDDVKEINNIDSPLKVKELDALTWAKISESPNGVQARCMWSPSASPSTSILKRGIKRQEEEDSPSPANKSRRVSFANPIYQEELADDIDRRSPAIRPHSSNGSPSSRIIKPSSNHQAKINEMVKETLPPPTESIYPALQGCKAPVDTILPQITSNIWARGLGQLIRAKNIRTVGDLSSLTAAEIKTLPIRSPKVFNVRRALKGYHEQQQLKYRGFEEIGALEDTEKPVNGTDEKPFSSDEEKVPADLREPATASEDAQPPSDLFSQINVLAAQLTSENLHSYSGSELFEMQEKLHHMTNCIMKNLQSRWRSSSAQESTV